The Malus domestica chromosome 10, GDT2T_hap1 genome contains a region encoding:
- the LOC103434703 gene encoding succinate dehydrogenase assembly factor 1, mitochondrial gives MGPSSAPRRLSGMQKQVLSLYRGFLRAARTKSAEDRQRIESLVSIEFRRNAKEVDRKNFLYIEYLLRRGKKQLDQLRSPDIVGLSATNVSFSQTKDPTH, from the coding sequence ATGGGACCCTCCAGTGCACCAAGGCGGCTTTCTGGGATGCAGAAGCAAGTACTAAGTCTATACAGAGGGTTTCTGAGGGCAGCCCGCACAAAATCTGCTGAAGACCGGCAGCGGATTGAGTCACTTGTATCAATTGAGTTCCGCCGCAATGCAAAGGAAGTAGACCGCAAAAATTTCCTCTACATTGAGTACTTGCTGCGACGTGGTAAGAAACAGCTTGATCAGCTCAGGAGCCCCGATATTGTTGGATTATCAGCTACAAATGTCAGTTTCTCTCAAACGAAAGATCCTACGCACTGA
- the LOC103408909 gene encoding probable methyltransferase PMT24 translates to MAVGKYSRVDGRKSSNCCSTTSLVVFVAFCLIGVWMLMSTVVPIQNQGSSSEETMDEVNRQVITEKNSKQFEDSSGELSGTLAKEDENGSGESHLDIENDQNVEDGSVNTTEEKQEEVVSKEGSEEKTEPESDNGGEGNQQEKLVEERSDEKPLIEEGKKTQEITDQEASSGDGESNSEAGRTEVEESSGRKTSGEETSDEVKQEEEANSQTETEKVEKDQEESDTSGNTESQETTAENEQGTTEVVESQNEKETQESSSAEHKSGHHEWKWKVCDVTAGPDYIPCLDNWGSIKKLPGRGHYEHRERHCPDEAPTCLVPLPEGYKRPIQWPTSREKIWYHNVPHTKLAEVKGHQNWVKVTGEYLTFPGGGTQFINGALHYIDFIQKSLPDIAWGKRSRVILDVGCGVASFGGFLFERDVLAMSFAPKDEHEAQVQFALERGIPAISAVMGTKRLPYPSCVFDLIHCARCRVPWHIEGGKLLLELNRVLRPGGYFVWSATPVYQKLPEDVGIWKAMSKLTKSMCWDLVVIKKDKLNGVAAAIYRKPSTNECYNKRSRNDPPLCSESDDPNAGWNVTLEACMHKVPEGVLDRGSQWPAQWPSRLQKPPYWLKSQLDVDGKSAQEDFISDYKHWKKVVSETYLNGMGINWSTVRNVMDMRAVYGGFAAALKDLKVWVMNVVPVDSRDTLPIIYERGLIGIYHDWCESFSTYPRSYDLLHADHLFSVLKKRCSLVAVIAEVDRILRPEGKLIVWDNAETLNEIESMAKSLQWDIRFTYSKGNEGLLYIQKTFWRPAEKETILSAIA, encoded by the exons ATGGCTGTGGGGAAGTATTCCCGAGTTGATGGAAGGAAGTCGTCGAATTGTTGTTCAACGACTAGTCTGGTTGTTTTTGTAGCGTTTTGTTTAATTGGGGTCTGGATGTTGATGTCAACGGTTGTTCCGATTCAGAATCAAGGGTCATCATCTGAGGAGACCATGGATGAGGTAAACCGGCAAGTTATAactgaaaaaaattcaaagcaatTCGAAGACAGTTCGGGGGAACTATCAGGAACTTTAGCAAAAGAGGATGAAAATGGCAGTGGTGAAAGCCATTTGGATATTgagaatgaccaaaatgttgAGGATGGGTCTGTGAATACAACGGAAGAAAAACAGGAAGAAGTGGTTTCAAAGGAGGGATCTGAGGAGAAGACTGAGCCAGAAAGTGACAATGGTGGTGAGGGAAATCAGCAAGAGAAGCTTGTGGAAGAGAGATCTGATGAGAAACCTTTGATCGAAGAAGGAAAAAAGACACAGGAAATAACTGATCAAGAAGCTAGTTCAGGAGATGGGGAGTCCAATTCCGAAGCTGGAAGAACGGAGGTGGAAGAGAGTTCAGGTAGAAAGACATCTGGAGAGGAGACTTCTGATGAAGTAAAGCAGGAAGAGGAAGCTAATAGTCAGACTGAGACGGAAAAGGTTGAGAAAGATCAGGAAGAAAGTGATACCAGTGGTAACACAGAAAGCCAGGAAACTACAGCTGAAAATGAGCAAGGGACAACTGAAGTTGTGGAGTCGCAGAATGAGAAGGAAACCCAAGAATCTTCGTCAGCTGAACATAAGAGTGGGCATCATGAATGGAAGTGGAAAGTCTGTGATGTCACGGCTGGGCCAGACTACATCCCTTGTCTTGACAATTGGGGATCTATCAAGAAGCTTCCAGGTAGAGGCCACTATGAACACCGAGAGAGGCACTGCCCTGATGAAGCCCCCACCTGTCTTGTTCCCCTACCAGAAGGATATAAACGACCCATTCAGTGGCCCACAAGCAGGGAAAAG ATATGGTACCACAATGTCCCTCACACGAAGCTCGCAGAAGTTAAAGGGCACcaaaattgggttaaagttaccGGTGAATACCTCACATTTCCCGGTGGCGGAACTCAGTTTATAAATGGCGCTCTTCATTACATTGATTTTATTCAAAAA TCTCTTCCTGATATCGCATGGGGTAAAAGAAGCCGTGTGATATTGGATGTTGGGTGTGGTGTAGCTAGCTTTGGAGGATTTCTATTTGAAAGAGATGTTCTTGCTATGTCATTTGCTCCTAAGGATGAGCATGAAGCCCAAGTACAATTTGCACTAGAACGGGGAATCCCTGCCATATCAGCTGTTATGGGTACCAAAAGACTACCCTACCCAAGTTGTGTGTTTGATCTTATCCACTGTGCACGGTGTAGAGTCCCTTGGCATATTGAAG GGGGTAAACTGCTCCTGGAGCTTAATCGTGTCTTGCGACCTGGTGGTTACTTTGTCTGGTCTGCTACTCCAGTTTACCAAAAGCTTCCTGAAGATGTTGGCATTTGGAAAG CTATGTCGAAATTAACAAAGTCAATGTGCTGGGATCTAGTGGTTATTAAAAAGGACAAACTCAATGGAGTGGCTGCTGCCATATATAGAAAACCCTCTACCAATGAGTGCTACAATAAAAGATCACGCAATGACCCTCCTCTCTGCAGTGAATCTGATGATCCAAATGCTGGCTG GAATGTAACATTGGAGGCATGCATGCACAAAGTCCCGGAGGGTGTATTAGACCGTGGATCTCAGTGGCCTGCACAATGGCCATCAAGGTTGCAGAAACCACCATACTGGTTAAAGTCTCAGCTTGATGTTGATGGGAAATCTGCCCAAGAAGATTTCATTTCTGACTACAAGCATTGGAAAAAAGTTGTTTCCGAGACCTATTTGAATGGGATGGGAATCAATTGGTCTACTGTGAGGAATGTCATGGACATGAGAGCTGTATACGGAGG GTTTGCTGCAGCTCTAAAAGACTTAAAAGTTTGGGTTATGAATGTAGTCCCAGTTGACTCTCGTGACACACTTCCAATAATCTATGAGCGCGGTTTAATTGGGATATATCATGATTGGTGTGAATCGTTCAGTACCTACCCCAGATCTTATGATCTTTTACACGCAGATCATCTATTCTCTGTCCTTAAGAAAAG ATGCAGCTTAGTGGCAGTGATTGCAGAAGTTGATAGGATACTGAGGCCAGAAGGGAAACTAATTGTATGGGACAACGCTGAAACCTTAAATGAGATTGAGAGTATGGCTAAATCTCTGCAATGGGACATCCGATTTACATACTCGAAAGGCAATGAGGGTTTGCTGTACATTCAGAAGACGTTTTGGCGTCCTGCAGAGAAGGAAACAATTCTGTCAGCCATTGCTTAA